A window of Desulfobulbus oralis genomic DNA:
CGCATTCTGGATACCGGCTCTGGAGCGCTCAACCAGCAACAGAAAAAAAATATTCTGCTGGACCGGGTCAACCGCCTGAACCATCTGAAATCCCTGATCGCTCCGCAGAATGACCAGGCTGCCGCCACCAGCTCCGTCCCTGCCGGAGAAGGGGCTGAACTCAAAAAAGAGCCAGTCTCCGTTGAGGCAATACCGGAATTTGAAAATGTGGTCAAGCCGGCAAGCATGACCCAGACTGCAGCCCGTGAAGCGCTTCCCCTGCAAACAACGCCATTTTCCGGGCAGCAGGCATACACCGGCGAGTTCGAACTGGTCAACGAGCACGAAGCGGTCGCTTCCATTGATGGCTTACCGTCCTTTGAAGGACAGGAACTGGATGCCGACTCTCCCGCCACAGCGGCGAACATGCGGCCGTTGCAGACAACGACTGCAGCAGAACCGCTCCAGGAGGCGGAGGACAGCGATCACGACTTTGAACTCTTTGATAATAATGGCGTTGCCCATACGCTTGATGCCACTCCGGACGAAGATGCAGCCCTGTTTGCCGGCGAGACGGCGCTTGCAGGAGAGTTTTCCGACAATGGCGGACTGGACAAGGTCACCGATTCTGCAGACATGGTCCAGGATATCGACGATGTTTTTGGCAATGACCCGAAACGGGCCATGCTCAGTGCAGAAGAGGAATATCCGATCGAAGAGTTGCCCGCGAGCGCTTTCGAGGCTGTTGATGACAAGGTCTCCGATGGCTTTCGCGACCGCTACCTGGGGAGCCGCGACGAGATCATGCCAGCCCTCACCGAGGTGGAGGAAGAGGCAGCGCTGACTGAGGAGGATAACGATTTGCTGGACACCGAAACCCAGGCCGAACTGAACGAAAAACTCGACTTTTTCTTTGGCGAGGCGGCTCGCAAGCAGCATAAAGCCACCCCCGCCCTGACCACCACAGCGACTGCGGACAGAGCATTCGACGATGACGATGAGGCAGCTCTTTTTCCGCCCACGTCCAGCGATGATGAACTGCCTGCAGCCCTGACCGATGCTGAACCGCCCGAAGAGGCAGTGCTTTTTGACAGGGAAGACAGCGAGATCGCCGCCAAACTGGACGGCTTTTTCGGCAACTCGGACGAAAAGGCGGCAGACAGCGGCAGTGCATCGGCCCCGCTGGGTGCTGACGAAGCCGATCTTTTCACCCGGGAAGCATCCGATGCCACGGCCGCGCTGGCCGATGTCGAGCGGCCTGCGGACGCGGCGTCTTTCGAGACCGAAGACCGGGAATTTTCTGCAGAGCTGGACGACTTCTTTGGCAGCTCGGATGAACAGGCGGGAGCAGGCCAGCCGCTACCCGGTGAAGAGGATGCCCTGTTCGCCGATGACGCCGATTTCTTTGCCGGGGAACCGGCTGCCCCGGCAGTCCTTGCCGACGACGACGCCCTCCTGGCCGACACGCGGGGTCAAGAAGCGAAAGCGACTCTGCCTGCTGCACTGGCCGATGTCGAAGCGCCTGAGGACGCCGCTCTTTTCGCTGGCGAAGGCAGGGAACTCTCGGCAGAGCTGGACGACTTCTTTGGCAGCTCGGATGAAAAGGCGCCCATTACGGCGCAGGAAAGTCCTGCCGATGCCAGGTCGGCCCTGAGAGGAGACGTAAGCCCGCACTTTGAATTTTCAGAACCGGAGGAGAAAACGCTGAACGCAGAAGAACGCTTTGCCGACAAGGGTGCTGCAGCGCCGATCGAAGCAGACGGCGACAGAGAGGCCCTGCTGATCCCGGATGACGGGGGCGCCATTCAGCCTGCCTCCTGCAGCATTGACGACAACATTGTGGCCGCCCTGTCGGATGTCGAAGTCACCGGCAAGACCGCGGGCATGCTCTACGATGAGGCGGAGCCCGATTTCCAGAATCAGCTGGACAATTTTTTCAATCTGCCTTCCGATGAGATCCAGCAGGCGTTCTCTCCCGAGCCGGCGGCGGAACCCGCGGTCCAGGAGAGTCCCAGCGCCGGGCCCCGGGAAGCTGCTCTGCCCCCTGCCCCCGGCACAGAGCCCAGGTTGTCGCTCGACGATGCTCCCTTTGCCCTGTCCGAGGAAGAAAGTGCCGAAAGCTATCAGCAGGAGCCTGCTCCGGCACCCAGCAGCTTTGACGATCTGGTTGACAGTGCCGAAGTGCATGATTTCCTCCTCAGTGGCCACGATATAGAGGAAATCCCGGATGAGGAGCTCGCATTCACCGAAGAGGAAATCTTTGTGGATGAGCTGCCCGGTACGGAAGAAGCCGGGGCTGCGGCTGAAACACCGGCAGACGACCTGTTTGCCGACCCGGATATGGCAGAGGCCGCAGGCGATGCTCCAATCGATCAGCCCGAGCCTGTCTGGATTGCGGAGCCTGCGGACAGCGTCCTGGCCATGGACGAGCTGCTGTCAGGCGAAGAGACCCAGGCAATCCTGAACGAGGATGCCCCCGAAATCCCAACAGCGCCATCTTCTGTCGACGCCCTCGCCACTCTGGGGGCATCCCTGCCGGCTCTGCTGAGCCAGTGCTCGCCCCGCCATCTGAGCGAGGCCCGGGAACAACTGCAGACGCTGCGCTCCACGGTGGCGCTGTCTCCGATGCAGATGGCTGCGGCCGGCATGCTGGACACCGTCCTGTCAGGGCTGTCAGGTCAGATGGGCCCCTGCACTCCGGCGACTGCTTCCGTCATGGACAGACTCTACAGGTCGCTGGCCGAACCCCGGGAGCACATGCCCCTGGAAACGGTCACCGCCTTCACCCAGTGGGTACAGGGCCTGCTGGCCACGGCCAGACCTGCGGCTGAAGAAGAAGCATCTGCAGACGAGACGCTTTCTGCCCGCGAGCTGCACCGCGAACTCTCCGCTTTCCGTTCCAGTATGGAGCGGACATTGGCCCGGATTCAGGACGAACTGCGGCAGCGATAACCCAGCCCCATCACAAAAAAAGCAGCGAGGAGCCGGAGCGATCCGGCTCCTTTTTTTTGTGGGCAAGGCGCGCATAAAGGGAGCGGAGTCCTGCTGTCAGGGCGCAAGGGCCACCCCGTAACAGCCGGGGGAGGGCAAGGCTTGCCGCGTTCACTGGAATACAGGGGAGTCCCGAGCGCTGCACAAAGGAGACCTGTAGTCCTTCTCATCAGGATACTCAGGGCAATTTTCGGAAAAGGCACAGGTCCCGCCGGTCACGCCTGTGCCCTATTCGTCCCGGGTCTGCCTAGGATCGAAGGCGTCGCGCAGGGCATCGCCTATGAAGATCAGAAGCACCAGGGTGCCGACCAGCACCAGAAAGGTGGAGAGCGACAACCACCAGGCATCGATATTGGCCTTGCCCTGGGCCAGGAGTTCGCCCAGACTGGGTGTGGAGGGGGGGACGCCCAAACCCAGAAAATCGAGACTGGTCAGGGCAAAGATGGCGCCAGACATGCGGAAGGGCAGGAAGGTAATGACCGGCGTCATGCAGTTGGGCAGCAGGTGCCGGTACATGATGCTCAGGTTTCCGGCGCCCAGCGCCCTGGCCGCGCGCACATAGTCCAGATTGCGCCCCTTGAGGAACTCGGCCCGGACATAGTCCGAGAGCCCCATCCAGCCAAAGAGTGAGAGCAGGATCAAAAGGAGCAGCATGCTGGGCTTGAAGAGGGAGGCAAAGATGATGAGCAGATACAACTCCGGCATGGCGCTCCAGATCTCGATGAAACGCTGCAGCAAGAGATCGGTTTTACCCCCGAAATAGCCCTGCACCGCGCCGGCGACAATCCCCAGAAAGGTGCCCACCACGGTCAGGGCCAGGCCAAAGAGCACACTCAGACGAAAACCATAGATGAGGCGCGCCAGCACATCGCGGCCGCGGTCATCGGTACCCAGGTAATTGACCCGGGTGGGGGGCGAGGGCACCGGCTGGTTGATGTAGAAATTGATCGAGTTGTAACTGTGCGGGTTGACGGGAAAGATGACAAAATTGCCTTCTGCCCGCAGACGACCGAGAATATAGGGATCGCGATAGTCGGCGGCAGTGGCGAAGTCGCCGCCGAATTCCGTTTCCGCGTAGTCGTGCCAGATGGGAAAGTACCAGTGGCCCTGGTAGCGGATCACCAGAGGCCGGTCATTGCTCAGGAACTCGGCAAAAAGGCTCAGGCCAAAGAAGCAGAGAAAAATCCACAAGGACCAGTAGCCGCGGCGGTTCATGGCAAAACGGCGCCAGCGGCGACGAGACGGGGACTGGGATGCAGCGCTGGCCATCTCAGCCCTGGCTCTCGAAGCTGATGCGCGGATCCACCAGCACGTAGGACAGATCGGACAGGAGCCGCGATACCAGGCCCAGAAGGGTAAAGAAGTACAGGGTGCCCAGCACCACGGGATAGTCCCGGTTCACGACCGACTGGTAGGCCAGAAGGCCCATGCCGTCGAGCGAAAAAATGGTTTCAATCAGCAGGCTGCCGGTAAAAAAGGCGGTGATGAAGCTGCCTGGAAAGCCGGTGATGATGGGGATGATGGCGTTTCTGAACACGTGGCCGTAGAGCACCTGATGATCGCTCAGTCCCTTGGCTCTGGCCGTGATGACGTACTGCTTGCGGATGTCTTCCAGAAAGGAGTTTTTGGTGAGCAGGGTCATCAGCGCCAGACTGCCCACGGTGGATGACAGGACCGGCAGGACCATGTGCCAGAGGTAGTCCAGCACCTTGTGGCAGAGCGTCATCCCGGCCCAGTTGTCGGAGGTCAGGCCGCGAAGGGGAAAAAAACTCCAGAAACTGCCGCCGCCGAAGAGCACCAGCAGCACAATGCCCAGCACGAAACCCGGGATGGCGTAGCCGATCAGGAGCACCGTGGTCGTGGCCACGTCAAAGGTGCTGCCTGCCCGTACCGCCTTGGCAATGCCCAAGGGGATGCAGGTGGCGTACACGATGACAAAACTCCAGAGGCCAAGCGACATGGACACCGGCATCTTGGAGATGACCAGTTGCACCACACTCTGATGGTGGTAATAGGACTGGCCGAAGTCGAAGACCAGGTAGGAACGCATCATCCGGAAAAAACGGGTCATGGCCGGCTGGTCGAAACCGTAGAGCCTGTTCAACTGCTCCAGCCGCTCCGGATCCAGCCCTCGTTTGCCCTGATACAGAGCTCCGCCGCCCGTCTCGCCGCCCGCGCCATAACCGCTCATCTGCGCGACCATGCGTTCCACCGGCCCTCCAGGCACGAACTGGGTGATCGTAAAGGTGAGCAGCATGATCCCGAACACCGTCGGGATCATCAGCAGGAGGCGTTTGACGATATAGGCCAGCATGCAGGACAGGGCAAACGCGCCGTGAATCAGGAAATGCGGATGCCGCCGATCCGGTCGTTGTCCTGGGGCAAATCCCCGGCTTCCTCGCGCTGCCCGGGCGCCAGGTCCTCCACCTGCCGCACCCGCTCGCGCAGGTTATCGAGGCTCAGCGGCGGACGGACCGCATGGGCGCCGCGCAGCGACAGGCGAGGCGACTGGCGGGCCAGGGGGCGCTGCTGCCCCGCCTGCTGGGGGGCAATGGGCGGAGTGTTCGCGGGCAACACCCCATCCTGCCGGGGCGAGAGGCCGGAAAGTGCCGCGGAATCGGCTTCAGGCCTTTTCAGAAAGGCCAGCAGACCGTCCTGCAGCAGGGCCACGCTCACCAGTTCCCAGCCCTGCTGTCCAAGCTGGTTCAGATTGCGCTCCAACTCCTCGTCATCCACGTAGCGATTGCTTAAAAGACCATCCTTGGAAAACTCGAAGAGCACCGTTTTATATTCCCAAATCATCGTTTCCTTTCCTCTGGAGCTTATTCCACCTGCCGGCCATCCTCGAAACGCACGTCAATGCTCCGTCCGTCCGGATAGATGATGCGGCCTCTGCCATCGCACCTGCCCCGGCGAAAGCCGCCCCGGTACTCCCTGCCGTCCGGCTCGGTGAGCACCCCCTCGCCTTCCGGCAGGTCATGAGCGAATTCGCCTACATATTTCTTGCCGCCCGCATAGGTCAGCGTGCCCTGACCGGAGAACAGGCCCCGGTCGAATTCCCCCTCATACCGGCTGCCGTCCGAAAAACGGTAGCTGCCCCGGCCCTGAAAGCGGCCATGGGCGAACTGGCCTTCATAGCTGGATGCATCCGGGAAACGCATGCTGCCCTGGCCGGATTTGAGGTCATTGTCAAAATGGCCTTTATAGATCCGGCCATCGGCATGGCGCAACACGCCCTCACCGTGTTTTTTGCCCTGCCTGAAGCTGCCCTGATACTCGTCGCCCTGGCCGGAGTGCCACAGCCCCTGACCATCCATGAGACCGTTTTTGAAACTCCCCCTGTAGCTGCTGCCATCGGCAAAGGTATTGAAAGCCTCGCCGCTGAAAGGCCGGGTGGCCGCCCGATCCAGATACAGGACCCCATCCAGGGTGTAGAGCCGGCCGCCCTGCGGAGGCGAGCCGGCGGTCTTTTTCCGCGGTGCGGCCGTGCCTTTGCCGGCGCCGTCATCGCTGCGACTGCGGACGCTCATGTACGGCAGAGGGCTTGCCTGCTGCCGGGGACTCTCCCCAGCAGCGGCAGGCTCCTGAGCCGGAGATTCGACCCCAGCAGCAACCTCAGCCCGCTCTTCCTCAGCAGCCGGCGGCCCGGCGTCCACCGGCCGGTCGTCGGCAAAACGGCCCCGGTAGCGGCGACCGTCGGCATAGTCCAGGCGGCCCTTGCCGCTTCGCTTGCCGGCCAGCCATTGGCCCCGGTAGCGGGCGCCGTCCGCATAGTGCATTTCACCTTCGCCCTCGGGCAGACTGTGAACAAATTCGCCTTCATAGCGGCGGCCATCCGGCCAGGTTCCAGTCCCTGCGCCCTCAAGCCGGCCCCGGACAAAGCCGCCCCTCAGCACGGAACCGTCAGCCTGCCGCAGCACGCCGGCGCCCTCGGGCTGATCGGCTGCAAAGCCGCCTTCATAGCGGGAGCCGTCGAAGCCCTGCAGAAGGCCCTGCCCCTCACGGCGGCCGGCCACGAATCCACCCTCGTAGACCGAACCATCCAGATAACGCCTCAGGCCCCTGCCCTGGGGCTTCCCATTCAGGAAAGCGCCCTCGTAGGAGGAACCGTCCGCATACTGGAGCCGGCCGTGGCCGTCGATGAGGTTGTCGCGAAAATCGCCCACATACTCGCGGCCATCGGAGCAGAGCAGAATGCCCTTGCCGTGCAGGCGGCCCCGATCAAAAGTGCCCCGATAGACGCTGCCGTCACTGCGGGTCAGCGTGCCCTTGCCGTGGTAAACGCCATGGACAAAGTGACCCACATACACCGTGCCGCCGGGCAGGCTCAGGCGACCCTCGCCCCAGGGCAGGCCCTTTTTGAAGACGCCGGTATAGACCAGACCGTTCTTCCCGGTCAGCACGCCCCTGCCGTTCTGGCAGTTTCCCGCGGTACAGGCGGCCTGCGTGTCCACCGCCGGCAACAGTGGAGCACAGGCCAGCAACAGAGACAGGATAACCAAGCTTTGCCGCACGGTGCGCGCTTCCTCCAAAAAAGGGGCGGGATGAAAACGGGCCGGCGCAGGCGCCTCCCTGGCGCCTTTGCTGACAGGGGAGCGATTGTACCCGTTTCCCCGCGAAAATACCAGGAAAGATGCGGCTCGGCAGGCGGGTTCAGCGACCGCAGCCCGCATCGCGGCAGGGCTGGCAGCCCAGGTGCCGGCATCGGTCCGGCAGCCACTGTGGTGATCAAGGCTTGCGAAAAAATGCAATACAGGTGATAGTAGGCGCGAAAATCCGGACAGCCCCATCCTCTGCCCTGGTCGCGCAAGGCCGGGCAAGCGCTATCATCACATCATGCAGCAGGCACAGTCTTCAAAACCGCACGACGCCCTCGAGCTGAAGGGCAGCGCCCTTGCCGTGGTGGTTCTGCACCTGAAAAGCAGTGACCCCAGGGTGCTGTATCCCCAACTGGAAGAAGTAATTGACGAAGCCGGCTCCTTTTTGAGCAGGGCCCCCCTTCTCATTGATGTCGCCTCGCTGGACGATACCGCCCGCGAAGGGCTGGACTTTGCCTATCTGGCGCGGTATCTGCGCGGCGCGGGCGTCATGCCTGTGGGTGTGCAGGGGGCGCAGCCCGGCCTGCAAAACGCCATCGCCAATACGGGGCTTTTGTGGCTGCCAGGAAAGGGCAGCCAGTCGGCCGCGGCAGGCAATGCGCCGAAGCGGGAGGCAACTGAACCCATGACCAGGCCGGAGCCAAAGCCGGAGCCCAAACCGGAGCCCAAGCCGGAACGGAACAGCGCGGCGGCAAAAGCGGAAACCGGCAAGCGCCGTACCGCAGAGCCGGCAGCCGTGCCGCCTCTGGTCATCACCCGGCCGGTTCGGGCAGGCCAGCAGATCAACGCGGCCGAAGGCGATCTCATCGTGATGGGCCCGGTCAACACCGGCTCGGAACTCTTTGCCGCGGGCAATATCCACGTGTACGGCCCGCTGCGCGGCCGGGCTCTCGCCGGCGTGAACGGCGACACCAATGCCCGCATCTTTGCCCTGCAGGGCAACCCGGAACTGCTGGCCATTGCCGGCGAATACGTGGTCAACGAGGAACTCCCGCCCAGAGCGGTCAACCGGAGTTTTGCCGTGAGCTGGTCCCAGTCGGGCCTTCGTTTTCATATTCTGGGCTCCTTTGAGCCGTAATTCACCACTTACATTTCGAGCAGCACATGAGCGACACGAACACAGCAGGCGACGAGGGACGCAATCTGGCCACCGTGGTGGTGGTCACTTCCGGCAAGGGCGGAGTCGGCAAAACCACCACCAGCGCTGCCTTTGCCGCTGGCCTGGCCAAACGCGGCTATTCGACCGTGGTGGTCGATTTCGATGTCGGCCTGCGCAACCTGGATCTGATCATGGGCTGCGAGCGCCGGGTCGTCTATGACCTCCTGAACGTCATTCACGGCGAAGGCTCGCTCAACCAGGCGCTCATCAAGGACAAGCGGGAGGACAAGCTCTTCATCCTGCCCGCCTCGCAGACCAGAAACAAGGACGCCCTGTCCTTCGAGGGGGTGCGCAGCGTGATTGCCGAACTGCAGGAGCGCTTCGACTTCGTGGTCTGCGATTCTCCGGCCGGCATCGAAAAGGGCGCCATGGCCGCCATGTACTTTGCCGACGAGGCCCTGGTCGTCACCAATCCGGAAATCTCCTCGGTGCGGGATTCCGACCGCATCATCGGCATGCTGGACAGCAAAACCCGCAGGGCCGAGGAAGGGCTGGATCCCGTGGCCCGGCACCTGGTCATCACCCGCTACGATGCCCAGCGGGTCAGTCAGGGCGACATGCTGAGCGCCGCGGACATTCAGGAAGTCCTGTCCATCCCCTTTCTGGGCGTGGTGCCGGAATCCAAAGACGTGGTCATCGCCTCCAATGCGGGCATTCCCCTCACGCTCTGCGAACCGAATGACGCCGGCGAAGCCTATTTTGACATCGTTGACCGCTTCCTGGGAACGGACAAGCCCCAGCGCTTTCTGGACGCGCCCAAAAAAGGCTTTTTCGGCAGGCTGTTCGGCAAGGAGTGACCTATGGCACTGGATCTTTTTTCCTTCTTCCGTCAAAAAAAGCCGAGTTCCGCGGAGATCGCCAAGGAGCGCCTGCAGATCATCGTCGCTCACGGCGGCCGCACGGCCAGTTCTCCGGATTTCCTGACCAGGCTGGAAAAGGACATTCTGGAAGTGGTCCGGAAGTACATCAAAATCAGTGAAGACCAGATCAACGTCTCCCTGGACAAGGAGGATGACTGCGAAATGCTGGGCATCAATATTTCCCTGTCCGAGCGGGTGGAAGAGCCCAGCGACGAGCCGCCCCCGCACCGGGCGCCGGCCCCGCAGAAGCCCTACAAGTCCACCCAGGAGACGCCCTTTTAAGGCGCCTTCTCCCTTTTCTGCCGAAACGGCAGGAGCAAGCCATGCGATATATCAGCACCAGAGGCGGCATCGCCCCCCTGCCCTTTCAGGATGCGCTCATGATGGGCCTGGCCAGGGACGGTGGCCTGCTCGTGCCGGAACGGCTGCCCT
This region includes:
- a CDS encoding ABC transporter permease, with the protein product MASAASQSPSRRRWRRFAMNRRGYWSLWIFLCFFGLSLFAEFLSNDRPLVIRYQGHWYFPIWHDYAETEFGGDFATAADYRDPYILGRLRAEGNFVIFPVNPHSYNSINFYINQPVPSPPTRVNYLGTDDRGRDVLARLIYGFRLSVLFGLALTVVGTFLGIVAGAVQGYFGGKTDLLLQRFIEIWSAMPELYLLIIFASLFKPSMLLLLILLSLFGWMGLSDYVRAEFLKGRNLDYVRAARALGAGNLSIMYRHLLPNCMTPVITFLPFRMSGAIFALTSLDFLGLGVPPSTPSLGELLAQGKANIDAWWLSLSTFLVLVGTLVLLIFIGDALRDAFDPRQTRDE
- a CDS encoding microcin C ABC transporter permease YejB, producing MLAYIVKRLLLMIPTVFGIMLLTFTITQFVPGGPVERMVAQMSGYGAGGETGGGALYQGKRGLDPERLEQLNRLYGFDQPAMTRFFRMMRSYLVFDFGQSYYHHQSVVQLVISKMPVSMSLGLWSFVIVYATCIPLGIAKAVRAGSTFDVATTTVLLIGYAIPGFVLGIVLLVLFGGGSFWSFFPLRGLTSDNWAGMTLCHKVLDYLWHMVLPVLSSTVGSLALMTLLTKNSFLEDIRKQYVITARAKGLSDHQVLYGHVFRNAIIPIITGFPGSFITAFFTGSLLIETIFSLDGMGLLAYQSVVNRDYPVVLGTLYFFTLLGLVSRLLSDLSYVLVDPRISFESQG
- a CDS encoding DUF4177 domain-containing protein is translated as MIWEYKTVLFEFSKDGLLSNRYVDDEELERNLNQLGQQGWELVSVALLQDGLLAFLKRPEADSAALSGLSPRQDGVLPANTPPIAPQQAGQQRPLARQSPRLSLRGAHAVRPPLSLDNLRERVRQVEDLAPGQREEAGDLPQDNDRIGGIRIS
- a CDS encoding MORN repeat-containing protein; its protein translation is MRQSLVILSLLLACAPLLPAVDTQAACTAGNCQNGRGVLTGKNGLVYTGVFKKGLPWGEGRLSLPGGTVYVGHFVHGVYHGKGTLTRSDGSVYRGTFDRGRLHGKGILLCSDGREYVGDFRDNLIDGHGRLQYADGSSYEGAFLNGKPQGRGLRRYLDGSVYEGGFVAGRREGQGLLQGFDGSRYEGGFAADQPEGAGVLRQADGSVLRGGFVRGRLEGAGTGTWPDGRRYEGEFVHSLPEGEGEMHYADGARYRGQWLAGKRSGKGRLDYADGRRYRGRFADDRPVDAGPPAAEEERAEVAAGVESPAQEPAAAGESPRQQASPLPYMSVRSRSDDGAGKGTAAPRKKTAGSPPQGGRLYTLDGVLYLDRAATRPFSGEAFNTFADGSSYRGSFKNGLMDGQGLWHSGQGDEYQGSFRQGKKHGEGVLRHADGRIYKGHFDNDLKSGQGSMRFPDASSYEGQFAHGRFQGRGSYRFSDGSRYEGEFDRGLFSGQGTLTYAGGKKYVGEFAHDLPEGEGVLTEPDGREYRGGFRRGRCDGRGRIIYPDGRSIDVRFEDGRQVE
- the minC gene encoding septum site-determining protein MinC, with the protein product MQQAQSSKPHDALELKGSALAVVVLHLKSSDPRVLYPQLEEVIDEAGSFLSRAPLLIDVASLDDTAREGLDFAYLARYLRGAGVMPVGVQGAQPGLQNAIANTGLLWLPGKGSQSAAAGNAPKREATEPMTRPEPKPEPKPEPKPERNSAAAKAETGKRRTAEPAAVPPLVITRPVRAGQQINAAEGDLIVMGPVNTGSELFAAGNIHVYGPLRGRALAGVNGDTNARIFALQGNPELLAIAGEYVVNEELPPRAVNRSFAVSWSQSGLRFHILGSFEP
- the minD gene encoding septum site-determining protein MinD — protein: MATVVVVTSGKGGVGKTTTSAAFAAGLAKRGYSTVVVDFDVGLRNLDLIMGCERRVVYDLLNVIHGEGSLNQALIKDKREDKLFILPASQTRNKDALSFEGVRSVIAELQERFDFVVCDSPAGIEKGAMAAMYFADEALVVTNPEISSVRDSDRIIGMLDSKTRRAEEGLDPVARHLVITRYDAQRVSQGDMLSAADIQEVLSIPFLGVVPESKDVVIASNAGIPLTLCEPNDAGEAYFDIVDRFLGTDKPQRFLDAPKKGFFGRLFGKE